GGCCATCAGCCGGGCCGAGGTGGGAATGGCCTCGCCGCTCAGGCCCTGGGGATAGCCGCTGCCGTCCCATTTCTCCTGATGCGAAAGCGCAATCTCCTTGGCGAAGCGCAGAAACGGTGCCTCATGGCCCAGTCCCTGTTCAGCCCGGGCGATCGCTTCGAAACCCAGGGTGGTGTGGGTCTTCATGATCTCGAACTCGGCCTCGTCGAGCTTGCCCGGCTTGAGCAGGATGCGGTCCGGAATGCCGACCTTGCCGATGTCGTGCATGGGTGCCGACTTGAACAGCAGATGGATGTTCTCCGGCGTCAACAGCGCGGTAAAGCGCGGGTGGGTCTGCAGTTGCCGCGCCAGGCATTGCACATAGTGCTGGGTGCGGCGAAGGTGGTTGCCGGTTTCGTTGTCACGCGTTTCGCCGAGCGAGGCCATCGCCAGCACCACGACGTCCTGCAGAGCCTCGATCTCCTGGGTGCGGCGCGACACCTCGGCGGCCAAATAGTCGCTCTGGTTGCGTAAAAAATCAGTGGCCGCCTTGAGCGCCAGGTGCGTGCGGATGCGAGCGCGGACGATGGGCGGGCTGATGGGCTTGGTGATGTAGTCCACTGCGCCCAGCGACAGGCCCTGGGTCTCGTCATCCACCTCGGTCTTGGCAGTCAGGAAGATCACCGGAATGGCGGCCGAACGTGGTTCGGCCTTGAGGCGACGGCAGACCTCGTAGCCGTCCATACCGGGCATCATCACATCGAGCAGGATCAGATCTGGCAGTTGCGCGCCCTGGGTCAGATGCAGGCAGCGCTCGCCACTGTTGGCCACGGTCACGCGGTACTCGTCCTTGAGCAGACCGAACATCAGCTCCAGGTTGTCAGGCGTGTCGTCCACAACCAGGATCGTGGCTTTGGGGAGGGTGGGAATGCTGATCACGCTGAGAGCCCTTCCTGATCCGACTTGCGACCTGCAGTCTTGCTTCAAGCAGCGGGGGCACCCGCTCTGCCACCAAGCAGGCCATACCGCTGCAACAGCGCTTGCAAGATGGGCGCCACCCGATCGAAGTTGAACTGCCGCAATTCGCGCGCGAAAACCTCGAAGCCAGCGCCTAGAGCCGCCTGCCACAAAGTGTCGTATTCGGCCAGCAAGGCCAGCGCCTCTGGGTCACCATCCTGCAACTGTTGCAGCAACACGGGGCCGTGGGCCCGCAGCTCATGCAACTGGCCTTGGCTCAGGCCCGGCCCGTCGGTGCTCTGCGTCACAGGCGCACTGGCGCTCGCCCGCAGATTGGGCATGGCCGCCTGCAAACCCTCCAGGAGTTGCTCCATGCCCTTCTCCAGAGCGAGCAACAGGGCTTGCAGCTCAACGTCACGGGACAGGTCCACCTCCTCGCGTTGGCGCAGCGCATGCTCCAACAGCTCGGCACGCTGCTGTACGTCGACCGCGCCCAAGTTGCCGGCCACGCCCTTGAGGGTGTGGGCCAGCATGCGCGCCGCCTGGCCGTCGGCGGCCTGCAGCTGCCGCCGGATCTCGGCCGGCGCCTTGCCCTGCCCTTGCACAAACTTCGCCAGCAGCGATTGGTACAGCGCCAGCTTCTGACCCGTGCGGCTCAAGCCCAAGGCGGCCTGCAAGCCATGCACGGCGCGCAAGGCCTGCAGATCAAGCGGATCCGGCTCTGCCAGCCGCTGCTGCGGCAGCGCGTCATGGGGCTGCAATTGGGCGGTTCCGCGCCCGGCCGGCTGAATCCAGCGGGCCACCATTTGGTACAGCAGATCCGGCTCGACCGGCTTGGCCAGAAAATCATTCATGCCCGCGTCGAGGCAGGTCTGACGGTCCGCAGCCATGACGTTGGCCGTCATCGCCACCACGGGCAGATCGGCCAGGCCTGGCATGGCGCGCAGCGCCCGCGTGGCCTCGGGCCCATCCAGGCGCGGCATGTTCATGTCCATCAACACCAGTGCATAGGTCTGGGCTTGAAGCGCCTGCAAGGCCTGCTCACCATCGTCGCAGCAATCGACCTCCAGGCCAGCCTCGCGCAACAGCTCGGCAGCAATCTGAAGATTGATTTCGTTGTCATCCACCAGCAGCACCCGCGCGCCGCGCAGCTCAGCCAGGCGGGCTGCCGCCGGGCTTTCGCTCCAGCCCGCACTGCGCTCGACCGATTTGCGCTCGCCACCACTGAGCAGCAACATCAGGTTGTCGAGCAGCACCGATGCATTGATGGGCTTGACGATCACGGCATCGAAGCGCTCCTTGCGCGCCTGCTGCAACACCTCCTCGCGGCCAAAGCCGGTGACCAGCATCAGATGCGGCGCCCTGCCGCGCTGCTCGGCCCGCATGCGGCGCCCGGTCTCCAGGCCATCGAGCCCGGGCATCTGCCAGTCCAGCATGACCACTTCGTACGGCTGCGCCTGGTCTTCGGCCGCCGCCACTGCCGCCAAGGCCTCGCCACCGCTGGCTACGGCGTCCACCTGCAGACCAAAACCATCCAAGACCTCTCGAAGCACCGTGCGGGCACTGTCGTTGTCATCCACCACCAGAACGCGCCGCCCCTGCAGATCGACGGGCGAGGCCTCCAGCGGCAAGGCTTGCTGGCCCTTGCCCAGCACCGTGGTGAACCAGAAAGTTGAGCCCTGGCCGGGTTCACTCTCAACGCCGACCTCGCCGCCCATCATGTCTACCAGCTTGCGCACGATGGCCAGGCCCAGACCGGTACCTCCGAACTGCCGACTGATCGAACTGTCGGCCTGCTGGAAGCTCTGGAACAAGCCTCCGATCTGCGCCGGGGTCATGCCAATTCCGGTGTCGCGAACCTCGAACCTCAGCAACACCTCATCACTGCTCTCGCGCAACTTGCGCACCTGCACGGCCACCTCGCCCCGCGCCGTGAACTTGACGGCGTTGTTGCCGTAATTGATCAGCACCTGACCCAGGCGCAAGGGGTCGCCGACCAGCTGATCGGGCACGTCGCGGGCGACATCGAAGATCAGCTCCAGCCCCTTGTTCGCCGCCTTCTCGGCGATCAGGTTGGCAAAGTTGCTGAGCACCGCGCTGAGCTGGAACTCGATGCGCTCCAGGTTGAGCTTGTTGGCCTCGATCTTGGAGTAATCGAGGATGTCATTGAGGATGCCCAGCAAGTGATGGGACGACAACTGGATCTTGCCCAGATAGTCTCGCTGCTTGCTGTCCAGCTCGGTCTTGAGCACCAGATGGGTCATGCCGATGATGGCATTCATCGGCGTGCGGATTTCGTGGCTCATATTGGCCAGGAAAGTGCTCTTGGCGCTGTTGGCCAACTCGGCTTGCTCCTTGGCCTGACGCAGGGCCTCGGCACTGGCATGTTCGGCGCTGACATCTTCGAAGATGGCCAGCACGCCCTCACGGCCATCACCCAGACTGAAGCGCTTGCCGGCGATGCGAGCCCAGAACAGCTGCCCGTCCTTGCGCACCATCTGTATCTCGTAGTGATGCAAGCTGTCCGCGGCCAGGGCCTGATAGACCTCGCGACCACTGTGTTCAAAATCGTCCTCGCTGGCATAGAGCGCGCGTGTGGACTGACCGATCAGTTCGCCCGGCTCCCATGCGAAGACCTCCTCAAAACGCCGGTTGCAGCGAAGCATGCGGCGCTCGCTGACCAGCACGATGCCGACCGAGGCGGTTTCGAAAATAGCCTCCAGCTCTTGCGATGCCAGGCGCAGCCGGCTCTGCTCGGCCTCCAGCGCGGCTGCAGTCTCTTGCAACCGGGCCGTGCGCTGCGCGACCAGGCCTTCCAGCTCGGTGTTGAACGCGCGAATCTCATCTTCGGCACGCTGCCGCTCGGTGACATCACGCAAGATGACCGTGAACAGCCGCTCGCCCTTGACGCTCATGTGAGAGATCGAAGCGTCCGCCGGGAACTCCTGGCCATCGAATCGCCGGCCGTAGACCACCGTCAATCGACCCATCGCTCGCGCACTCTGGCCACTGATGGCAAAGGCATCCATCTGCGCGCCGTGGCCCGCACGGAACCGCTCTGGCAAGAGCTCATCAATCGCGAGACCGATCAGCTCATGCTCCTCGCAGCGAAACAGCCGTGCAGCAGCCGCATTGCACAAGGTGATGCGATGCTCGGCGTCCACTGTGATGATGGCATCCATGGCCGTGTTGAAGATGGCTGCAAGGCGAGCACGACCGTCTTCCAGTTCCTGTCGCGCCTCGCGGATGCGCTCGGTCATGGTGTTGAAACTCTGAGCCAGACGCATGACCTCGCGCGAGCCAACTTCCGGCACTGGCTGTTTGATGTCACCACTCTCCGAAAACTGCAATGCCGCCTCTTCCAGGCGCGCCAAAGGCTGAATCACACGTCGGTGCAAGAGCCAGGCCAACAGCAGCATCAAGCCGACCGACACGCCCAGCTGCGGCCAGAAGCGCCGCATGGCCTGGTACTTCATGTGGGCGTACTCATGGCTGAGCTGATACTCCAGCCAGATCACGCCACGGCCGAGATCGCGCAACTGGTTCGCGTCACGCCCCGAAGCAAAGGGCTGCATGACCGACACCCGCAAACCATCCGCCGACACCGCCAGATCAGGCCGACGGCTGTCCACCACGCGCTGAAAGCGAACGACGTCAAAGCCGGGCAAGGTTTGGCTGGCTGGCCGGTCTTGCCAAGCCAGACGATGAGCCAGGCGAACCATGCCGGAGGCATCGACCAGAGCCAACTGCGCGATGCGCGGCTCTGCCGACTCCACCGACAGATCGGAGGCCACATGGTCGGGTCGATCGATCCAGTCTTGTTCAGCCGCACGGGCCAAAGCCGCGGCCCGCTGGATGGCATCCTGCCGAGCCCGCTCCAGCGCGGCTTCGCGCCCGCGCGAGACCGCGTCGGCGAAGGCCAGCACCAGCGCCAGCACCAAGACCGCCAGCACCGCCAGCGGCAGCGTGATACGCAAAGAGCTGCTGAGCCGGGTCATGACGCCGGCAAGCCTCGCAGATCCACCAAGGACTGCAGGTCGAGTGGTTTGGCCAGCAAGCCCTGCTGCAACATCACCGTCATCAGACCGCGCCCCGCCTGCTGCACCAAGCCGCCCGCGCTGAGTAGTCGGCGGTTCTCAAGCAAGTCGGGAAACAACATGCCGCGAAAGGCACTGTGCACCTGGTCTGGAGGCAACTGCAGCCGGGGCGCCAGCAGGGGAAAGGCCTGCGCCGATTCCGAGCGAAAAAACGCCAGCGCCGCGAAATGCGCGTCGATCAAGCGGCGCAAGGCCTGACCGTTCTGCTCAAACACAGCGCCCTTCGCTGCCAGGACATCGATGATGCGCCCGGGAATGGCACTGCTGTCAAACAGGCGCAAGGCCCCCTGCTGCTCCAGGCGCGTGGCCCAGGGTTCGGCACTGATCACCGCATCGACCGCACCGCTGA
This region of Paucibacter aquatile genomic DNA includes:
- a CDS encoding response regulator: MRITLPLAVLAVLVLALVLAFADAVSRGREAALERARQDAIQRAAALARAAEQDWIDRPDHVASDLSVESAEPRIAQLALVDASGMVRLAHRLAWQDRPASQTLPGFDVVRFQRVVDSRRPDLAVSADGLRVSVMQPFASGRDANQLRDLGRGVIWLEYQLSHEYAHMKYQAMRRFWPQLGVSVGLMLLLAWLLHRRVIQPLARLEEAALQFSESGDIKQPVPEVGSREVMRLAQSFNTMTERIREARQELEDGRARLAAIFNTAMDAIITVDAEHRITLCNAAAARLFRCEEHELIGLAIDELLPERFRAGHGAQMDAFAISGQSARAMGRLTVVYGRRFDGQEFPADASISHMSVKGERLFTVILRDVTERQRAEDEIRAFNTELEGLVAQRTARLQETAAALEAEQSRLRLASQELEAIFETASVGIVLVSERRMLRCNRRFEEVFAWEPGELIGQSTRALYASEDDFEHSGREVYQALAADSLHHYEIQMVRKDGQLFWARIAGKRFSLGDGREGVLAIFEDVSAEHASAEALRQAKEQAELANSAKSTFLANMSHEIRTPMNAIIGMTHLVLKTELDSKQRDYLGKIQLSSHHLLGILNDILDYSKIEANKLNLERIEFQLSAVLSNFANLIAEKAANKGLELIFDVARDVPDQLVGDPLRLGQVLINYGNNAVKFTARGEVAVQVRKLRESSDEVLLRFEVRDTGIGMTPAQIGGLFQSFQQADSSISRQFGGTGLGLAIVRKLVDMMGGEVGVESEPGQGSTFWFTTVLGKGQQALPLEASPVDLQGRRVLVVDDNDSARTVLREVLDGFGLQVDAVASGGEALAAVAAAEDQAQPYEVVMLDWQMPGLDGLETGRRMRAEQRGRAPHLMLVTGFGREEVLQQARKERFDAVIVKPINASVLLDNLMLLLSGGERKSVERSAGWSESPAAARLAELRGARVLLVDDNEINLQIAAELLREAGLEVDCCDDGEQALQALQAQTYALVLMDMNMPRLDGPEATRALRAMPGLADLPVVAMTANVMAADRQTCLDAGMNDFLAKPVEPDLLYQMVARWIQPAGRGTAQLQPHDALPQQRLAEPDPLDLQALRAVHGLQAALGLSRTGQKLALYQSLLAKFVQGQGKAPAEIRRQLQAADGQAARMLAHTLKGVAGNLGAVDVQQRAELLEHALRQREEVDLSRDVELQALLLALEKGMEQLLEGLQAAMPNLRASASAPVTQSTDGPGLSQGQLHELRAHGPVLLQQLQDGDPEALALLAEYDTLWQAALGAGFEVFARELRQFNFDRVAPILQALLQRYGLLGGRAGAPAA
- a CDS encoding response regulator, which gives rise to MISIPTLPKATILVVDDTPDNLELMFGLLKDEYRVTVANSGERCLHLTQGAQLPDLILLDVMMPGMDGYEVCRRLKAEPRSAAIPVIFLTAKTEVDDETQGLSLGAVDYITKPISPPIVRARIRTHLALKAATDFLRNQSDYLAAEVSRRTQEIEALQDVVVLAMASLGETRDNETGNHLRRTQHYVQCLARQLQTHPRFTALLTPENIHLLFKSAPMHDIGKVGIPDRILLKPGKLDEAEFEIMKTHTTLGFEAIARAEQGLGHEAPFLRFAKEIALSHQEKWDGSGYPQGLSGEAIPTSARLMALADVYDALISRRVYKPAFSHETALSIIAEGRGRHFDPDVVDAFMAVQEEFRHIAARYADPAAEEVG